A single region of the Lotus japonicus ecotype B-129 chromosome 4, LjGifu_v1.2 genome encodes:
- the LOC130710342 gene encoding oxoglutarate-dependent flavonoid 7-O-demethylase 1-like isoform X2: protein MIYHVPLINHGVSTSLLENVKTGALEFFNLPIEEKNKFGQRDGDLEGYGQAFVLSEEQKLEWADMFFLITLPPHRRKPHLFPHIPLPFRDHLETYATELKNLAIQMVDLMANALMVDTKEFREIFGEGHQAMRMNYYPPCPQPELVMGLNPHSDGGALTIVLQANEVEGLQIKKDEQWVPIKPLPNAFIINLGDMLEVMTNGIYRSIEHRATINSEKERVSIATFYNPSMEALLGPAPSLVTPETPAIFKTIGLLEYFRGYHAKELSGRSYLESLRFQNEDEKNS from the exons ATGATTTACCATGTACCGCTGATTAATCATGGAGTGAGCACTTCATTGCTGGAAAATGTGAAGACAGGTGCTCTAGAATTCTTCAATCTTCCAATCGAAGAAAAGAACAAGTTTGGTCAGAGAGATGGAGATTTGGAGGGATATGGTCAAGCGTTTGTGCTCTCTGAGGAACAGAAATTAGAGTGGGCtgacatgttttttttaatcacTTTGCCACCTCACAGAAGGAAGCCCCACTTATTCCCCCACATCCCCTTACCATTCAG AGATCATTTAGAGACCTATGCTACCGAATTGAAAAACCTTGCTATCCAAATGGTTGACTTGATGGCAAATGCCCTAATGGTGGACACCAAGGAATTTAGGGAGATATTTGGGGAAGGACATCAAGCAATGAGGATGAATTATTATCCACCATGTCCTCAACCTGAGCTTGTGATGGGACTTAATCCTCATTCGGATGGTGGTGCCCTTACCATCGTTCTTCAGGCCAATGAAGTGGAAGGACTTCAAATTAAAAAAGATGAACAATGGGTTCCTATTAAACCCCTCCCCAATGCTTTTATCATCAATCTTGGGGACATGTTGGAG GTGATGACAAATGGAATTTATCGAAGCATCGAACACCGAGCAACAATTAATTCAGAAAAGGAGAGGGTTTCTATAGCTACATTTTACAACCCTAGTATGGAAGCACTTTTGGGTCCAGCACCAAGCCTTGTTACTCCCGAAACACCAGCAATATTCAAAACGATAGGTCTACTAGAATACTTCAGGGGATACCATGCAAAAGAACTCAGTGGTAGATCATATCTTGAAAGTCTGAGGTTCCAAAATGAAGATGAAAAAAACTCTTAA
- the LOC130710338 gene encoding oxoglutarate-dependent flavonoid 7-O-demethylase 1-like — protein sequence MEATSLAVPFVQELAKEKPTRVPERYVRPQNERPVLYYSSTTPLPQVPVIDLSKLLSKDHKVPELERLHQACKEWGFFQLINHGINTSLVEEVKRGVKDFFDLPMDEKKKFEQKQGDVEGYGQLFVVSEDTKLEWGDMFFMFTLPPEKRKPHLFPKLPLKFRDDLEIYYAEMKKLAIQILELMANALTIDTTELTKPIASGTQLTRLNYYPPCPQPELVMGVNDHSDAGGLTILLQANDVEGLQVRKDGLWIPIKPLPNAFVVNIGDILEIMTNGIYRSVEHRATVNSEKERLSIVAFNNPSTESTLGPAPSLVTPTTPAVFKTIGYGEYLSGFLSQELRGKSFLNSLRIENENE from the exons ATGGAAGCAACTTCTCTTGCAGTGCCCTTTGTTCAAGAACTAGCAAAGGAGAAACCGACTAGAGTTCCAGAGCGTTATGTTCGCCCTCAGAATGAGCGTCCAGTATTATATTACTCTAGTACAACTCCTTTGCCTCAAGTTCCTGTTATTGATCTCAGCAAACTGTTGTCCAAAGATCACAAGGTACCTGAGCTGGAGAGGCTGCATCAAGCATGCAAAGAATGGGGTTTCTTTCAG TTGATAAATCATGGAATCAACACCTCTCTAGTCGAAGAGGTGAAGAGAGGTGTTAAAGATTTTTTCGATCTTCCAATGGACGAGAAGAAGAAGTTTGAGCAAAAACAAGGAGACGTCGAAGGGTATGGTCAACTCTTTGTGGTTTCTGAGGATACCAAACTTGAATGGGGTGATATGTTTTTCATGTTCACGTTGCCACCAGAAAAGAGAAAACCCCATTTATTCCCAAAGCTACCGTTAAAATTCAG AGATGATTTGGAGATTTATTATGCGGAAATGAAAAAACTTGCTATTCAGATCCTTGAGCTAATGGCCAATGCCCTCACAATAGACACCACAGAATTGACAAAGCCCATTGCTTCAGGGACTCAACTAACGAGGCTTAATTATTATCCTCCATGCCCTCAACCAGAGCTTGTCATGGGAGTCAATGATCATTCTGATGCTGGTGGCCTCACCATCCTTCTCCAAGCCAATGATGTTGAAGGTCTTCAAGTAAGAAAAGATGGACTGTGGATTCCTATTAAACCCCTCCCTAATGCTTTCGTTGTTAACATTGGGGACATATTGGAG ATAATGACAAATGGGATTTATCGAAGCGTCGAACACAGAGCAACGGTTAACTCTGAGAAGGAAAGGCTTTCCATTGTCGCGTTTAACAACCCTAGTACAGAATCAACTTTAGGTCCAGCACCAAGCCTTGTTACACCAACAACACCAGCAGTGTTCAAAACAATTGGTTATGGAGAATACCTAAGTGGGTTCTTGTCACAAGAACTTCGTGGAAAATCTTTCCTTAACAGCCTAAggattgaaaatgaaaatgagtaa
- the LOC130710342 gene encoding oxoglutarate-dependent flavonoid 7-O-demethylase 1-like isoform X1 produces MKPILRVPYVQEIVKEPLTGVPERYVRPHHERPILSTINPLPQVPVIDLSKLLSQDLKESELKKLHYACKEWGFFQTGALEFFNLPIEEKNKFGQRDGDLEGYGQAFVLSEEQKLEWADMFFLITLPPHRRKPHLFPHIPLPFRDHLETYATELKNLAIQMVDLMANALMVDTKEFREIFGEGHQAMRMNYYPPCPQPELVMGLNPHSDGGALTIVLQANEVEGLQIKKDEQWVPIKPLPNAFIINLGDMLEVMTNGIYRSIEHRATINSEKERVSIATFYNPSMEALLGPAPSLVTPETPAIFKTIGLLEYFRGYHAKELSGRSYLESLRFQNEDEKNS; encoded by the exons ATGAAACCTATTCTTAGAGTGCCCTATGTGCAGGAAATTGTGAAGGAGCCGTTGACCGGAGTTCCTGAGCGTTATGTTCGTCCACATCATGAGCGTCCAATATTATCTACCATCAATCCTTTACCTCAAGTTCCTGTGATTGACCTAAGCAAATTGTTGTCCCAAGATCTCAAAGAATCTGAGCTCAAGAAGCTACATTATGCATGCAAAGAGTGGGGTTTCTTTCAG ACAGGTGCTCTAGAATTCTTCAATCTTCCAATCGAAGAAAAGAACAAGTTTGGTCAGAGAGATGGAGATTTGGAGGGATATGGTCAAGCGTTTGTGCTCTCTGAGGAACAGAAATTAGAGTGGGCtgacatgttttttttaatcacTTTGCCACCTCACAGAAGGAAGCCCCACTTATTCCCCCACATCCCCTTACCATTCAG AGATCATTTAGAGACCTATGCTACCGAATTGAAAAACCTTGCTATCCAAATGGTTGACTTGATGGCAAATGCCCTAATGGTGGACACCAAGGAATTTAGGGAGATATTTGGGGAAGGACATCAAGCAATGAGGATGAATTATTATCCACCATGTCCTCAACCTGAGCTTGTGATGGGACTTAATCCTCATTCGGATGGTGGTGCCCTTACCATCGTTCTTCAGGCCAATGAAGTGGAAGGACTTCAAATTAAAAAAGATGAACAATGGGTTCCTATTAAACCCCTCCCCAATGCTTTTATCATCAATCTTGGGGACATGTTGGAG GTGATGACAAATGGAATTTATCGAAGCATCGAACACCGAGCAACAATTAATTCAGAAAAGGAGAGGGTTTCTATAGCTACATTTTACAACCCTAGTATGGAAGCACTTTTGGGTCCAGCACCAAGCCTTGTTACTCCCGAAACACCAGCAATATTCAAAACGATAGGTCTACTAGAATACTTCAGGGGATACCATGCAAAAGAACTCAGTGGTAGATCATATCTTGAAAGTCTGAGGTTCCAAAATGAAGATGAAAAAAACTCTTAA
- the LOC130710340 gene encoding protein SRG1-like has protein sequence MDMNSVLVPSVVELAKEQLTKVPERYVLSDQDPLEAVANSASLPKIPVIDISKFLSQDLKGLELEKLHFACKEWGFYQLVNHGISTSLVENMKTGTKRFFELPMEEKKKLWQREGDLEGFGQAFILSEEQKLEWADTFILRTLPPHIRKPHLFNHIPQPFRENLEIYCAELNNLSIKIMELMANALKIDPKEITEIYNEGSQTIRMNYYPPCPQPERVIGLKSHTDGAGLTILLQANDIEGLQIRKDGHWVPVQPLPNAFIINIGDMLEITTNGIYASIEHRATVNSEKERISLATFYGPNMQATLAPAPSLVTPERPAQFRRISVVDHFKGYFSRQLRGKSYVDEMKIPQQE, from the exons ATGGACATGAACTCTGTTCTGGTGCCCTCTGTGGTAGAGCTAGCAAAGGAGCAATTGACCAAAGTTCCAGAGAGATATGTTCTTTCAGATCAAGACCCTCTAGAAGCTGTAGCTAACTCTGCCTCTTTACCCAAAATTCCTGTTATTGACATAAGCAAATTTTTGTCCCAGGATCTCAAGGGGCTTGAGCTAGAAAAACTACACTTTGCCTGCAAAGAATGGGGTTTCTATCAG CTGGTTAATCATGGAATAAGTACTTCATTGGTGGAAAATATGAAGACTGGTACTAAAAGGTTCTTCGAACTTCCaatggaagaaaagaagaagctgTGGCAGAGAGAAGGGGACTTAGAAGGATTTGGTCAGGCCTTTATTTTATCTGAGGAACAGAAACTAGAATGGGCAGATACGTTTATCTTGAGAACACTTCCGCCACATATCAGGAAACCCCATCTATTCAACCATATCCCCCAACCATTCAG AGAAAATTTAGAGATTTATTGTGCAGAATTGAACAACCTTTCCATCAAAATCATGGAACTTATGGCAAATGCTCTTAAAATAGACCCCAAGGAAATAACAGAGATATATAACGAAGGAAGCCAAACAATAAGGATGAATTATTATCCTCCATGCCCCCAGCCGGAGCGTGTCATTGGTTTAAAATCTCATACTGATGGCGCAGGCCTCACCATCCTTCTCCAAGCCAATGACATAGAAGGCCTTCAAATAAGAAAGGATGGACATTGGGTTCCAGTTCAACCCCTGCCTAATGCTTTCATCATCAACATTGGAGACATGTTAGAG ATTACAACGAATGGGATTTACGCAAGCATAGAACACCGAGCAACAGTAAATTCAGAGAAGGAGAGAATTTCACTAGCTACTTTTTATGGTCCTAATATGCAAGCAACTTTAGCTCCAGCACCAAGTCTTGTTACTCCAGAAAGACCAGCACAGTTTAGAAGAATTAGTGTGGTAGATCACTTTAAAGGGTACTTTTCACGACAGCTCCGTGGAAAATCATATGTTGATGAAATGAAGATCCCACAACAAGAATGA